One segment of Fusarium oxysporum f. sp. lycopersici 4287 chromosome 7, whole genome shotgun sequence DNA contains the following:
- a CDS encoding nitrogen fixation protein NifU, with product MARNRHLLKSRPQQEHLFFSQTPRLLPSVIAFRLPFNLTLDLASLSNPASCNNPEKKLSTTYAQPDIDDFDISPKPTHTTHITMFARGIRAVSRRAAVAAPLARPTILPARQISPAVAVNATRSYHEKVLDHYSRPRNVGSMNKKDSDVGTGLVGAPACGDVMKLQIRVDPETQKISEVKFKTFGCGSAIASSSYLTELVRGMSLDDAGKVKNTEIAKELCLPPVKLHCSMLAEDAIKSAISDYYTKNPNAKVSNLSGTGMKLPEADAAAA from the exons ATGGCCCGAAATCGCCATCTCCTCAAGTCCCGCCCGCAACAAGAGCATCTTTTTTTTAGCCAAACCCCCAGACTTCTTCCCTCCGTCATCGCTTTTCGCCTCCCATTCAACTTAACTCTTGATCTTGCATCACTTTCCAATCCTGCATCTTGCAACAATCCCGAGAAAAAACTCTCAACGACCTACGCACAACCTGATATCGACGACTTCGATATATCACCAAAACCCACACACACAACACATATCACAATGTTCGCTAGAGGAATTCGCGCTGTCTCGCGGCGAGCTGCTGTCGCTGCCCCCCTCGCCCGTCCTACCATCCTCCCTGCCCGCCAGATCTCTCCCGCCGTCGCCGTCAACGCTACCCGCTCCTACCACGAGAAGGTTCTCGACCACTACTCACGACCCCGAAATGTCGGCTCCATGAACAAGAAGGACAGTGATGTCGGAACCGGTCTCGTCGGCGCCCCTGCCTGCGGCGATGTCATGAAGCTCCAGATCCGCGTCGATCCTGAAACCCAGAAGATCTCCGAGGTCAAGTTCAAGACATTCGGATGCGGTTCCGCCATCGCCTCCAGCAGCTATCTTACTGAGCTTGTGCGCGGCATGAGCTTGGATGATGCTGGAAAGGTCAAGAACACTGAGATTGCTAAGGAGCTCTGCTTACCCCCCGTCAAGC TGCACTGCTCCATGCTTGCTGAGGATGCTATCAAGTCTGCCATCTCCGATTACTACACCAAGAACCCCAACGCCAAGGTCAGCAACCTCAGCGGTACTGGCATGAAGCTCCCTGAGGCCGACGCCGCTGCTGCTTAA